From Lewinellaceae bacterium:
GCGCTCCAGCAGGTAGCGGGCCACCCAGATTTGGTCGCCGGCCTCCTGAGCGCCTTTGGCGAAAATCTGGAATTCCCACTGGCCGGTGGCCACTTCGGCGTTGATGCCTTCCACATTCAGGCCGGCATCGATGCAAAGGTCGAGGTGTTCCTCGATGATCTCGCGGCCGTAGGCCTTGCCGGCGCCGACGCCACAGTAGTAAGGCCCCTGCGGGGCGGGAAAGCCACTGGCCGGGAAGCCAAAGGGCTTGTCCGTTTCCAGGTCCCAGAGGAAGTACTCCTGCTCGAAACCGAACCAGAAGTCGTTGTCGCCGTCGTCGATGTGCGCCCGGCCGTTGGTGGGATGAGGCGTGCCGTCGGCATTGAGCACTTCGCACATCACCAGGTAGGCGCTCCTGCGCGCCGGATCCGGGAAGATGGCCACCGGCTTGAGCAGGCAGTCGGAAGAATTGCCAGGAGCCTGCTCGGTAGAGCTGCCGTCGAACGACCAAATCGGGCAGTCGTCCAGCTCGCCGCTGAAGTCTTTGATTATCTTCGTTTTGCTACGCAGGCTCTGCGTAGGCTTGTAACCGTCTAACCAAATGTACTCTAGTTTGAATTTTGCCATGATTACTAAACAAATTTTAATGTTCGAAAATATTGTTTTCAAGCGTTTTGTGCCGGTTATTGGTGTTGTTTCCGGCCAATAACCGGCAACCAATAACCCTAAAAACTGTATACCGCCGCCACCAGCACAACCGGCAGCGATTGGGTCAATTTCCCGTCATCGCCGGGGAAGACCTCGTTGGGAGAGTGGTCTACCCGGAATTCCGGAATGATCGTCAGCGCGCCGATGTGGAAATTGCCGGAAGCCGTCAGGCTCAGCACGTTGCCGTTGATGGCGCCGAGGATTTCGCCGTCGGGGTCGCCGATGTACTCGCCGCGAAGGCCCAGGGTAAACAATTCGCTGAAAGCATAGTTCGCGTATAAAGCGGCGCCGAACCAGCTGGTGTTGTCACCCTCTGCTACCGCGTTGGTCTTGGAGGTGGCGTTTACCCCCAGGCCCAGCTCGTCGGTGAGCTGGAAGGTGGCGGTAAGGTCGACCTGGTGGCCGGAAACATCGGAGGACAAGCTATCGCCTTCCACGTCTTTGCCGCCGATGTAGTTCAGGTAGATGCCTACCAGGTCATCCGAATAAGACAATTGGGCGCCAAAGTGCTTGCCCGGCGTGAAATCGAACTTGCTGTCGGTGTCGTCGAACAGGCCAACCATAGCCCCGAAGTTCTCTGATAAAGCAACGTCCGCCTTCAGGCCGGTGTGGTAAAAGGGCCCGTTGGAGAACATGTACGAGGTGCTGTAGTTGATGTTCGCCGGCGCGTCGATGACTTCATACCCGACGTGGGTGCCGAAATTTCCGAAGGTAAAAGTCAGCCAGTCGGCGGGGCTGTAGGTAACGTACATCTGCTTGATGGCCGCCAGAGTTGTGCCGCTGAAACCGTTGGCTACTTCCGCCCGGGGCCCGACCGCCAGGTCTGCCACGAAGCCCACCTTTCCTTCTTTGGAAAAAACCAGGTTGGCCATGCCCAGAGAGAAGGAGTTGGTGGTCTCCGTAAAACTGGTGGGCAGGGGCCGGGTGGTCACTGAGGGAAATTTGTCGGAAAAACTATAGGCGTAATATACGTCGACAAAACCCGAGACCTCGAACGGCAGCTTGGACTCCCCTTCCGGAACCTCTTCCGCCTCGGCAGCAACAGCGGGAACCAACTCGCCGGCACTGGCCATTTCCGCATCCTGTGCGCTGAGAAACGTGTCAAAGAACAAAACGAGGATAAGGGTATACTTTAAAACTCGCATGGTGAATCAATTTTGAGGGTTTGTAAAAGATGGGCAGCTTTACGGCAAAAGCATTAAAAGGGCAGGTTTTCAGCCTGCAATGGTTGAAATAATCACCGGCAAACCGCATCTTAATCCTCAAAATCGTTTGGAGAAAGTTCCCCTAAACCTTAACTTTGAAGCTTCCAAAAACAAGATTTCGGTTTACCGTTTTCTTGGTAGCTCCTGGCCCGCCAGCCAGGAGCTTTTTTATTCTTATTTTGCAACCATTCAGGTATTTCGGTTTTATGGTGTTCAGGTATTGCGACAGAGGCTCTGCAACTGCCTGGCCCCAAAACCATAATGCCGAAATACCTAAATTGGCATTTTATTTTACAGATAGTTCATACCCGGCAGGTTCTACTGACGAGATGGATTCCCCGTAGGCTCTCATATCGTGTTCGGAAACGTCCAGGCCTTTTTCTTCTTCTTCTTCCGTTACCCGGATGCCGATGGTCGCCTTGAGCAGGTACATCAGCCCGAAGGCAAAAGCGAAGGTGAACGCGCCGATGGCCAGGGTGCCATAGAGCTGCACCCAAAGCTGGCCCAGGCCGGCCTTAGCGCCGAAGATGCCTACTGCCAGCGTTCCCCAGAGGCCACAGACGAGGTGCACCGAAGTGGCGCCCACCGGGTCGTCCAGTTTCAGGCGGCGGTCGAAGGTGACGACGGCCACCGGAATGATCATCCCGGCAATGGCGCCGATGAGGATGGCCTCCGTCGGGCCCATGAGGTCGGCGCCGGCGGTGATGCCCACCAGGCCGCCCAGCACCCCGTTGAGCACCATGGAGAGGTCGTGCGTCTTAAACAGCAGGTAAGAGGCCGTGAAAGCGCCAATGGCGCCGGCTGCCGCCGCCAGGGAAGTCGTCACGAATACCAGGGATACGGCAACCGGGTCGGCGGAAAGCACGGAGCCGCCGTTGAAGCCAAACCATCCGAACCAGAGGAGGAAAACGCCCACGGCGGCCAGGGGCATGCTGTGGCCCGGAATGGGCTTGATGCCGCTGGAGCTATACTTGCCTTTGCGCGCGCCGAGCAGGATGATAGCCGCCAACGCGCCCCAGCCGCCAACGGCGTGCACGAGCGTAGAACCGGCAAAATCGTAGAACCCTGCGGCATTCAACCAGCCGCCGCCCCATTTCCACATGCCCGTGATGGGGTAGCTGATGGCGACGAAAATGGTGGCAAAGATGAGGAAGGCGTTCAGTTTGATGCGCTCGGCAACTGCCCCCGAAACAATGGTGGCGGCCGTAGCGGCAAACATGGCCTGGAAAATGAAATCCGTCCAGTAGGTATACCCGCCATTTGCGTAGTTGATGCCGCCGGCATCGCCTTCCGGCATGCTCAGGCCGAAACCGCTGAAGCCGAAAAAGCCGCCTTCGTTAACGCCGGGATACATCAGGTTGAAGCCCATGATGCAATAGGTCAGCAGGCCTATGGAAATGATCATGGAGTTCTTGAACAGGATGTTGACTGTATTTTTTCTCTGTACGAAGCCTGATTCCAGGGAAGCGAAACCCAGGTGCATGATAAAAACCAATGCAGTGGCAACAAGCATCCATACATTATTGGCAGTGAATAATGCTTCATTCATTGTTGTTGAATTGTTGGTGTTAGACAAATCTGTTGAAACCGAAAATTTGGCTGCTATTTGGAAGGGAAGGACAAAAAAGAAGCCAGCACCAGGAAATGTTGGCAGGAAAGCGCTCTAATCAGCGCTATAGATCGCGAAAATTATGATTCCGGTGTTGGGTGTTCCTGCGCGAATGTGCTCTTGCTCAGTTCATCTGAATATTCGGTCAGATCGCTTTGGCGCCTGTCTCTTGCGTGCGGATGCGCACGACCTGATTGACGTCGAAAACAGTGATTTTGCCATCGCCGATTTCTCCGGTCCGGCCGGAACTTACGATAACGTCGACAATCATGTCGATCATGTCGTCGTTGGCGAGAATATCCAACTGCAGGCGGGCGATGTAATCGCTATCAAAGGTGCTCCCCCGATAGGTGATCGTTTCGCCTTTTTGCAGCCCGAATCCTTTAACGTCTTTCAATGTAAAAAAACGAACGCCGATGTCAGCCAGGGCGTCGCGCACTTTCTCAAAGCGGGACAGGCGGATAATAGCCTCTATCTTCTTCATTTTTTGCTTACTTTTGTAGGTGGATAAATGGAATACGCCAGAGCAATGGAAAACCAGGCCCTGTTTTCTTTTGCCGTTTTAGTGGAATGCTGAAAAAATAACTTCTCATTATTTAGCATTCCTTAGTTGCCACGAAGAAGTCATTAGGACAAAAGTATAACCCCGGCAATTGCCACGCTATCCCTTTTCTGCCGCCCATGTGAAGCCCAAAACACCCGCCAATAAACTTAAAGTACTATAAATCAAAGTCTTAAGTCGCCATCAATTGTCATGTTCAATACGCAGAAAGACCAGTTATTTTCTTTGATCAAGTCGCTAACCAAAGCGGAAAAGCGGAGTTTTAAGCTCTATGCCAACCGCTTTCAGAGCGGAGCGGACAGCAAGTTCATCCAGCTCTTCGACGTCATCGACCGCCTGGCTGAGTACGATGAAAAAGAAGTGCTGAAACGCCTGCCGGAAGTAAAAAAACGCCACCTGCCCAACCTCAGGCGCCACTTGTACAAACAGGTGCTGACCAGCCTGCGCCTGATCTACATCCAGAAAAACATAGACATACAAATCCGCGAGCAACTGGATTTTGCCCGCATCCTCTACGGCAAAGGCATGTACATGCAGAGCCTGCGCATGCTCGACCGCATCAAAAAGATCGCAGTAGAACACCATCAGGACCTGCTGCACCTCGAAATCCTGGAGTTCCAGAAAATGATCGAGGCCCGGCACATTACCCGCAGCCGCCTGGTGGAAAATAAAATGGAAGCTCTGCTGGATGAGGCGGAAGCGCGGAGCCTTATCACCCATTCCAATAATTTGTTCTCCAATTTCAACATACAGGTGCACGGCTGGTACATCCAGCACGGCCATGTCAATAATGAAGCAGAGATTGCCGGCATCAACGAGTTTTTCCACGAACACCGGCCGGACGAGTTCCTCCACGAGAGAGAAAGAAAGCTCACTTTCTTCGAACGGGCCAACCTGTACCAGGCCTACATGTGGTACCACTACATCCTGCTCGATTTCGAGGGGGCGGCCCGCTACGCCCGGCAGTGGGTAGCCCTCTTCCACGCCCAGGAACAAATCCGGGAAAAGGACCCCGACCTCTATATGCGCAGCTTGTATTACCTGCTGGTCTTCCTCTACCTGCTGAAGGAAAAGGAGGAATTTGCCGGATACCTGGAGGAATTCCAACGCTTCGAATCGGAAAACCGGGATCTGTTCAACGACAACTCCCGGATGATCGCTTTTACCTACCTGAGGCTCTCCCAACTCAACTACCACCTGGTGAGCAAGGATTTCCGGGGCGGCGTTCAACTCATCGAGGAGATCCAGAAAGAGCTGTCCTTATACGTCGACTACACGGATGTGCATCGCATCCTGCTGTTCTATTTCAAATTCGCCTACCTGCATTTTTGCCTGCGGGAATTCGAAACAGCCCTGGAATACCTCAACCGGATCATCCACCTCAAATCGGGGCACCTGCGCGACGACCTGCAGGTCAACGCCCGCCTCCTGCACCTCATCTGCCACTACGAGTTGAAAAATTTTGATGTGCTGGACTACCTGGCCCCCTCCGTCCGGCGCCTGCTCGATTGTTCCGCCGACGTCAGCCAACTGCCCAGGCTGACCCTCCGCTTCCTGGAAGAGCTCTCCCGCCTGCCTCCCCTGGAACACGCCCGCGCCTTTGCCTCCTTCCGCAACGAACTGAAAAAGATCACGGAGGAACCCTTCGAAAGAAAATCGCTCAACTACCTGGACATTCCAGCCTGGGTGGAAGGGCGGCTGGGAGCAGTAAGCAAGGAAAGGGTATAAAGGCTAACCCGTCGAAGTTTGGACGGAGATTGGCTGGGAAGTGTACGATGTACGGGCTCGGCGATGGCATGGGAAGTGTACGATGTACGGGCTCGGCGATGGCATGGGAAGTGTACGATGTACGGGCTCAGTGGGAGCTTTTGTGTGTACGAAATACGACGCTGTCCAAAGTCAGAGTGTGCCAAAAGCCCAATCTCCCTCTATTAAGTCGGAAAACGAAAGGCGGACACGAGCGAAGCGACTGACGGAGTAAAATGGGCGTTTGAAACCCATTCGTTGTTACTTTCCGACTTCCGACTTCCGACTTCCGACTTCAACAATCGTTCGCCCAAAGCCCAAACCAGGCTATTCCTTCACAAACCGTTGCGTTGCCACTTCCCCATTTTCCTGCACCAGCACCCAATACATCCCCGGCACAAGATTTGTCACCGGAATCTCAACGTCGGCGGCGCCTGCCAACACCTCCTGGCTGTAAACCTTCTGGCCGGCCAGGTTGAAGACGGCTACCGCAGCGCTTCTTTTCAGCGCTTCTCCCCATTCCACGTTTATCACGTCTCTGGCCAAAGCCGGCCTGATCGTCCAGCCGTTATCCTTTTCGAGGAAAACGGCCTGTACTTTGCTGTATGCCGAGGCGCCGTCAAAATCGCGTTGGTTCAGGCGGTAATAATTCATGCCCTTCTCCGGAGAATGGTGTTTGAACGTATAATGGCGGGCTTCCCGGGAAGCGCCGGCCCCGGATAGGCGGCCGATTTCCGAGAAATGCCGGCCATCCGCTGCGTATTCGACGGAGAAATAATCGTTGTTGGTTTCCGTGGCGGTGGACCAGTCGAGCTGTACGGCTTTGCCGGCAGCCCGGGCGGTGAAATCGATGAGTTCTACGGGCAGGACACTGCCAAAACTCACAGTCATCATTCCGGTTGACATTGCAAAAGATACGTCCATGGATACGCCATTGAGAACGAATGGGGCTCCCAGTATACTCGTTAGCATATTCGCACTGGTAAGCACATTAAACATATCGCCGGAAACAGGCGTGTAGGAGCCGCTAAGGTTGAGCGTCGCCTGATCGACATTTAGTGCGTCCTTCTCTTCTACGATTATCTGGTCGTAGGAAGTGGCGCCTTCGATTTCGATGTTAAGGGTAACGTTCTTTAAATTGAGATTGCCTGTAAACGTAAGGGCGCCGATTGAGGGAGGGTTGCCGAAGACAACCGCGGTTCCCGGAGATATGAAACCGGTGTTCTGAGGCTTAAAAGGAGTGGGCGCCACTGTTCCATTTCCGCCAAAGGTTCCAAAATTTCTGAAATTTCCGCCTCCATAGAGTATATCGCCCGAAGTGCCGGAGATGATTACCGTCCCGTAGTTGTCAAGAGGCACGGAGCCTATATTGATTCCCATGGCACCTCCGGTTATGATTATTTTATTAATATTGGTAATCAAGCCAAGAGTAGCCATCGCCGGCTGATGCGTATATATGGCGTCGCTGGCAGAATTGGTAATTGAAATGGTTCCATTGTTTATCAAAAACCCCTTTGCATTTATGCCATCGGTTTGAGCATTGGCAATATTCAGGGAACCCGTGCTCCCAATGGTAACGGTAGCGTCCGGGTCGATATTCAAGCCGGCATCAGGAGCAAAGAAGCCTCCGGTATTGATGTTAAGGATGCCGTTTACCGTCAAAGAACAATTGGGATCAAGAGAAAAACCATCGTTTTCGCTATTGCCCCTCTCCGTATTCAAAGTTGCCCCATTATTAATGGTCAGGTCGGCGCCATTTTTCAGAAATACGGATTCCACTATGACCGTTTGAGGGGAAGAAGAGAGGATTACGTTGAAATTGCCGTCAATAATCACATCGTCATTCATCCCGGGAGGGCCAAGAGCAGCATTACCATCTTGATCTTGCCAATTCATGCCAACGTTCCATTGATTGGAAGG
This genomic window contains:
- a CDS encoding T9SS type A sorting domain-containing protein, producing MKKRPLLLLLPIFVFLNSSFFTGPTAGTIYYWVGNGSPSNQWNVGMNWQDQDGNAALGPPGMNDDVIIDGNFNVILSSSPQTVIVESVFLKNGADLTINNGATLNTERGNSENDGFSLDPNCSLTVNGILNINTGGFFAPDAGLNIDPDATVTIGSTGSLNIANAQTDGINAKGFLINNGTISITNSASDAIYTHQPAMATLGLITNINKIIITGGAMGINIGSVPLDNYGTVIISGTSGDILYGGGNFRNFGTFGGNGTVAPTPFKPQNTGFISPGTAVVFGNPPSIGALTFTGNLNLKNVTLNIEIEGATSYDQIIVEEKDALNVDQATLNLSGSYTPVSGDMFNVLTSANMLTSILGAPFVLNGVSMDVSFAMSTGMMTVSFGSVLPVELIDFTARAAGKAVQLDWSTATETNNDYFSVEYAADGRHFSEIGRLSGAGASREARHYTFKHHSPEKGMNYYRLNQRDFDGASAYSKVQAVFLEKDNGWTIRPALARDVINVEWGEALKRSAAVAVFNLAGQKVYSQEVLAGAADVEIPVTNLVPGMYWVLVQENGEVATQRFVKE
- a CDS encoding glutamine synthetase beta-grasp domain-containing protein is translated as MAKFKLEYIWLDGYKPTQSLRSKTKIIKDFSGELDDCPIWSFDGSSTEQAPGNSSDCLLKPVAIFPDPARRSAYLVMCEVLNADGTPHPTNGRAHIDDGDNDFWFGFEQEYFLWDLETDKPFGFPASGFPAPQGPYYCGVGAGKAYGREIIEEHLDLCIDAGLNVEGINAEVATGQWEFQIFAKGAQEAGDQIWVARYLLERTAEKYGLGINWHCKPVSGDWNGSGMHANFSNSLLRNAGSKEIYDKVCSAFGASPEVIKAHIDVYGADNHLRLTGLHETQSIDKFSYGISDRGASIRIPVATVDNGWRGYLEDRRPNSAADPYKVAARIIKTVKKAEAAVAVAS
- a CDS encoding P-II family nitrogen regulator, which produces MKKIEAIIRLSRFEKVRDALADIGVRFFTLKDVKGFGLQKGETITYRGSTFDSDYIARLQLDILANDDMIDMIVDVIVSSGRTGEIGDGKITVFDVNQVVRIRTQETGAKAI
- a CDS encoding porin, encoding MRVLKYTLILVLFFDTFLSAQDAEMASAGELVPAVAAEAEEVPEGESKLPFEVSGFVDVYYAYSFSDKFPSVTTRPLPTSFTETTNSFSLGMANLVFSKEGKVGFVADLAVGPRAEVANGFSGTTLAAIKQMYVTYSPADWLTFTFGNFGTHVGYEVIDAPANINYSTSYMFSNGPFYHTGLKADVALSENFGAMVGLFDDTDSKFDFTPGKHFGAQLSYSDDLVGIYLNYIGGKDVEGDSLSSDVSGHQVDLTATFQLTDELGLGVNATSKTNAVAEGDNTSWFGAALYANYAFSELFTLGLRGEYIGDPDGEILGAINGNVLSLTASGNFHIGALTIIPEFRVDHSPNEVFPGDDGKLTQSLPVVLVAAVYSF
- the amt gene encoding ammonium transporter; protein product: MNEALFTANNVWMLVATALVFIMHLGFASLESGFVQRKNTVNILFKNSMIISIGLLTYCIMGFNLMYPGVNEGGFFGFSGFGLSMPEGDAGGINYANGGYTYWTDFIFQAMFAATAATIVSGAVAERIKLNAFLIFATIFVAISYPITGMWKWGGGWLNAAGFYDFAGSTLVHAVGGWGALAAIILLGARKGKYSSSGIKPIPGHSMPLAAVGVFLLWFGWFGFNGGSVLSADPVAVSLVFVTTSLAAAAGAIGAFTASYLLFKTHDLSMVLNGVLGGLVGITAGADLMGPTEAILIGAIAGMIIPVAVVTFDRRLKLDDPVGATSVHLVCGLWGTLAVGIFGAKAGLGQLWVQLYGTLAIGAFTFAFAFGLMYLLKATIGIRVTEEEEEKGLDVSEHDMRAYGESISSVEPAGYELSVK